One Hordeum vulgare subsp. vulgare chromosome 4H, MorexV3_pseudomolecules_assembly, whole genome shotgun sequence DNA window includes the following coding sequences:
- the LOC123451088 gene encoding subtilisin-like protease SBT3.17, translating into MKSTQTPLHRLCNPLLALLFLAATAAASQIAMAAESEQATAAQEAVVHIVYVDCLEDADPEEFHICTLSPVLGSKEKAMDEVLYHYNHAANCFSAKLTAEQVKNLKKQPGVLEVVPSQTLQLHGQEGGHASTTLTMGLM; encoded by the exons ATGAAGAGCACCCAAACCCCGCTCCATCGTCTTTGTAACCCTCTGctcgccctcctcttcctcgcagcaacagcagcagcatccCAGATTGCCATGGCGGCCGAGTCCGAGCAGGCGACCGCGGCGCAGGAGGCGGTCGTGCACATCGTCTATGTCGACTGCCTTGAGGACGCCGACCCCGAGGAGTTCCACATCTGCACCCTCTCCCCCGTCCTTGGCAG CAAGGAGAAGGCTATGGATGAGGTGCTCTACCACTACAATCACGCCGCCAACTGCTTCTCTGCGAAGCTCACTGCCGAGCAGGTCAAGAACCTCAAGA AGCAACCAGGTGTCCTTGAGGTTGTGCCGAGCCAGACTCTCCAGCTCCATGGACAGGAGGGTGGACATGCCAGCACAACGCTCACCATGGGCCTTATGTGA